A genome region from Anastrepha obliqua isolate idAnaObli1 chromosome 4, idAnaObli1_1.0, whole genome shotgun sequence includes the following:
- the LOC129246458 gene encoding uncharacterized protein LOC129246458: MGASDGLRKLSDQVNAHLRALQTLATTEDIYNGLLIHLITSKLDRQTHEKWEENLSAHKLPTWTDMSTFLERRCRMMENLENATVIQAPSKQVKNIVSQAKSKASVLVTVGGGKPTPLCIFCDSKEHFITGCTSFLNLSPNLRYKEAKKFHLCLNCLRKGHTIKQCKSGNCRYCQAKHNTLLHLNGKQDSVPKPIVASPVTNSQVTTSQSALLTSLVASPKPLASKNVSNNCVLLATAIILVKNRAGTLIPCRAILDSASQLNFITSRLANQLQLRSHHSPVSVSGIGESSLNADRCVDIFAQAQDGRFSTSFTALITQRITEYQPNFDISIEGWNIPNNISLADPSFFKVNRIDVLIGAELFYDLICVGQFRIADHLPTLQKTKLGWVVSGGVSHISNKLITLSAFRNLTPPHDSINTLSNIVKRFWEIENGFDSTPALSEEDAFCEQHFVQNFRRLPSGDYSVRLPPKIDLDALGDSHYLALRRFRALERKLQKDESTKLLYSAFMQEYKDLGHMSLASFQADKPVYYLPHHCVKKQDSTTTKLRVVFDGSAKTSSGYSLNDLLLPGPIIQPKLFNILLRFRLFKVALLGDICKMYRCIKMSSPDDQLQCILWRDDPSEQIKTYKLNTVTYGTRPAAFLAIRAMHQLTFDEEESFPVGAKIIRRDFYVDDLISGGDSIEEVIQMKQEIRQLLLRGGFPIRKWCSNEVDVLKDEDESNCEKFIKFHDGTDVTKALGLVWERISDNFLFSFTPILNSQKITKRSILSVIARFYDPLGLICPVITKLKIFMQALWKEKLVWDESLPQSLQSIWLDLCGQLSFVSNLHFPRYVLALQARVQIHAFCDASLSAYGACVYTRVEKHGVNKIHLLCSKSRVAPLKSITVPKLELSAALLLAELVSNILENSQLSYECHCWSDSMVVLSWLRSAPSNFNIFVSNRVAKIQSLTSGMTWHHVPTELNPADILSRGCTPKELLNNTLWANGPSFLQFDSAHWPSNMDFLSNLPERRRHVLIAATQIDETYGCKFQNSFSKLQRVFAYVYKFRHIKSKRTLPSAGFLTVDDIKGGTLLLIRHIQQVHFASEYKVLKENKQLPSCNHLLSLNPFIDDFGSLRVGGRLYNSNLEFEAKHPLLLPKQHPVTSALIEFYHCKLLHAGPQSLLASIRQQFWPIGGRKTVSKIINKCLRCFRLKPRVLQQIMGQLPTDRVRPSRPFNTTGVDYCGPLQYKCEVRNRPPVKCYVCIFVCFSTKACHLELVQDLSTSSFIAALKRFISIRGKPSTICSDNATNFVGAKNELEELRKLFADQNHNRAVAEACIENQIDWKFIPPRSPHFGGLWEAAVKSAKLHFYRTVGVSILTFDELRTLICEISAILNSRPLCPITENPDDLDVLTPAHFLIGGSFTAIEEPIVTHLNMNRLSRWQRICQMQQIFWQRWSTAYLSLLQERSKWRNPMANIQQGAMVLLKDDNQPPLKWSLGRVEDTFSGADGYVRAAIIKTANGPVKRAITKIAALPVETDLVESLHLPTGGVCMQQESA, encoded by the coding sequence ATGGGCGCATCAGATGGGTTACGAAAATTAAGCGATCAAGTAAATGCACATCTTCGAGCGCTGCAAACTTTAGCAACTACTGAAGATATATATAATGGCTTACTCATTCACCTCATCACAAGCAAACTGGATCGACAAACGCACGAAAAATGGGAAGAGAACTTATCTGCACACAAATTACCTACATGGACTGATATgtcaacatttttggaaagaagatGCCGCATGATGGAGAATTTGGAAAACGCTACGGTCATACAGGCACCTAGCAAACAGgtgaaaaatattgtatctcAAGCAAAATCAAAAGCAAGCGTACTCGTTACTGTAGGTGGTGGCAAGCCCACTCCACTCTGTATTTTTTGTGATTCCAAAGAGCATTTCATTACTGGTTGCACTTCGTTTTTGAATCTTTCTCCAAATTTGCGTTATAAGGAagcaaaaaaattccatttgtgcTTAAATTGCCTACGCAAGGGTCACACTATCAAGCAATGCAAATCTGGCAATTGCAGGTATTGCCAAGCAAAACATAACACATTACTGCATTTAAATGGCAAGCAAGATAGTGTACCAAAACCAATTGTGGCATCGCCTGTAACAAATAGCCAGGTTACAACATCACAATCAGCCCTATTAACATCATTAGTTGCAAGTCCCAAACCTTTAGCCTCGAAAAATGTGTCTAACAATTGTGTGCTGTTAGCAACGGCCatcattttagtaaaaaatcgtGCCGGTACATTAATTCCTTGTCGCGCTATTTTAGACTCTGCGTctcaattaaatttcattacatCCCGGTTAGCAAATCAACTTCAACTTCGGTCTCATCATTCACCAGTTTCAGTATCTGGCATTGGAGAATCGAGTCTCAATGCAGACAGATGCGTCGACATATTTGCCCAAGCGCAAGATGGTCGGTTTTCGACATCGTTCACAGCTTTAATAACACAAAGAATAACAGAATATCAGCCGAATTTTGATATCAGCATTGAGGGGTGGAACATACCAAACAACATTAGCTTAGCTGACCCGTCGTTCTTTAAAGTAAATCGCATTGATGTTTTGATCGGTGCGGAATTATTCTACGACTTAATTTGCGTTGGACAATTTAGAATTGCTGATCACCTACCAACACTGCAAAAAACTAAGTTGGGCTGGGTAGTTTCTGGAGGCGTATCACATATCagtaataaattaataactCTTTCGGCATTTAGAAATTTAACACCGCCACATGATAGCATTAATACACTTTCAAACATTGTTAAACGCTTTTGGGAGATCGAAAATGGTTTCGATTCTACTCCAGCATTATCGGAAGAGGACGCTTTTTGTGAGCAGCATTTCGTACAAAATTTTCGTCGTTTGCCTTCAGGGGACTACTCAGTTAGACTGCCACCTAAAATCGATCTTGATGCTCTTGGTGATTCGCATTATCTTGCTTTACGTAGATTCAGGGCGCTAGAAAGAAAACTCCAAAAGGATGAATCCACAAAACTTTTGTATTCGGCGTTTATGCAGGAGTATAAGGATCTTGGTCATATGTCGCTGGCATCATTTCAAGCAGACAAACCAGTTTACTACTTACCGCATCACTGCGTTAAAAAGCAAGACAGTACCACTACAAAACTTCGCGTGGTTTTTGATGGGTCCGCTAAAACTTCTTCGGGGTATTCGTTAAACGATCTGTTGCTACCAGGGCCAATCATTCAGCCAAAACTTTTTAATATCTTGCTTCGCTTTAGACTTTTCAAAGTTGCACTACTTGGCgacatatgtaaaatgtatcgCTGCATTAAAATGAGTAGCCCTGATGACCAGTTGCAGTGCATTCTTTGGCGCGATGACCCATCTGAGCAAATCAAGACATACAAGTTAAACACGGTCACATATGGAACGAGGCCTGCTGCTTTCCTAGCTATTCGGGCTATGCATCAGCTTACATTTGATGAGGAGGAATCATTTCCAGTCGGCGCTAAAATCATTCGAAGAGATTTTTACGTGGATGATTTGATATCTGGTGGCGATTCAATCGAGGAGGTAATACAAATGAAGCAAGAGATCAGGCAGCTACTTCTACGAGGAGGCTTTCCAATTCGAAAATGGTGTTCTAATGAAGTTGATGTTTTGAAAGATGAAGACGAAAGTAATTGcgaaaaattcataaagtttCATGATGGTACAGATGTGACGAAGGCACTTGGCCTTGTGTGGGAACGTATCTCAGACAACTTTCTATTCAGTTTCACACCAATCTTGAATTCGCAGAAAATTACAAAGCGATCTATTCTTTCAGTCATAGCGCGGTTCTACGATCCACTTGGCTTAATATGCCCAGTTATCACAAAGCTGAAGATCTTTATGCAAGCCTTATGGAAGGAAAAACTGGTTTGGGACGAAAGCCTGCCGCAATCGCTACAGTCCATTTGGTTAGACTTGTGTGGTCAACTTTCATTCGTTAGCAATCTTCATTTTCCACGATACGTGCTTGCACTGCAAGCCCGCGTTCAAATACATGCCTTTTGTGATGCTAGTTTATCCGCTTATGGTGCTTGTGTTTACACACGCGTTGAGAAGCACGGCGTCAACAAAATACATCTTCTATGTTCCAAGTCCAGAGTTGCACCTTTGAAGTCGATCACGGTTCCGAAACTCGAGTTGTCTGCTGCGTTGTTGTTAGCGGAATtggtttcaaatattttggaaaatagccAACTATCATATGAGTGTCATTGTTGGTCGGATTCAATGGTTGTATTGTCGTGGCTACGATCTGCTCCCAGTAATTTCAACATATTCGTATCAAATCGCGTGGCTAAAATACAATCGCTTACATCAGGTATGACCTGGCATCACGTTCCAACCGAACTGAATCCTGCGGATATTCTTTCGCGCGGCTGCACTCCAAAAGAGCTTCTAAATAACACCCTTTGGGCTAATGGACCTTCATTCCTCCAATTTGATTCAGCACATTGGCCAAGCAATATGGATTTCTTATCTAATCTTCCAGAAAGACGGCGCCATGTTTTAATTGCTGCAACTCAAATCGATGAAACTTACGGTTGCAAGTTCCAAAATTCATTCAGCAAGTTACAGCGCGTGTTTGCGTACGTTTACAAATTTCGCCACATTAAATCAAAACGAACTTTACCATCAGCTGGATTTCTCACAGTCGACGACATTAAAGGTGGTACACTGCTGCTAATCAGGCATATCCAGCAAGTGCACTTCGCATCAGAATACAAAGTACTGAAAGAAAACAAACAGTTGCCTTCCTGCAACCATTTACTGTCACTCAATCCATTTATCGACGACTTTGGTTCATTACGCGTTGGAGGGCGGCTCTATAATTCGAATTTAGAATTTGAGGCAAAACACCCACTTTTGCTACCTAAGCAGCATCCAGTCACTTCCGCACTCATTGAATTCTATCATTGTAAACTATTGCATGCAGGACCGCAGAGCTTATTAGCATCAATTCGTCAGCAGTTTTGGCCTATTGGTGGGCGCAAAACAGTTTCAAAAATCATTAATAAATGCTTGAGGTGCTTCCGCCTTAAGCCCAGGGTACTGCAGCAAATTATGGGTCAACTTCCAACAGATCGTGTGAGACCATCTAGACCTTTTAATACAACAGGTGTTGACTATTGTGGACCACTCCAGTACAAATGTGAGGTGCGCAACCGACCACCCGTGAAATGCTACGTATGtatctttgtttgtttttcaacgAAAGCATGTCATCTTGAACTTGTCCAAGATTTATCGACGTCATCGTTCATTGCTGCACTCAAACGATTTATCAGCATTAGAGGCAAGCCAAGCACTATTTGCTCTGATAACGCTACAAATTTTGTTGGGGCAAAAAATGAGCTAGAAGAGCTGCGAAAACTATTCGCCGATCAAAATCACAATAGAGCAGTAGCTGAAGCTTGCATTGAAAATCAAATAGATTGGAAATTTATTCCTCCCCGCTCgccccattttggcggcttatGGGAAGCTGCGGTCAAGTCCGCAAAACTTCATTTCTATCGCACCGTTGGCGTCTCTATTTTAACCTTCGATGAGCTTCGCACTCTCATTTGTGAAATTTCTGCTATTTTAAATTCTCGTCCCCTTTGTCCAATTACAGAAAATCCAGACGATCTTGATGTGCTTACACCAGCGCACTTTCTCATTGGTGGGTCATTTACAGCCATAGAAGAACCAATTGTTACGCATCTAAATATGAACCGTCTAAGCCGGTGGCAGCGAATTTGTCAGATGCAGCAAATCTTTTGGCAAAGGTGGAGCACTGCGTATCTATCATTACTGCAAGAGAGGTCTAAGTGGCGAAACCCTATGGCAAACATACAACAAGGTGCTATGGTGCTTTTAAAGGATGACAATCAACCGCCTTTAAAATGGAGTTTGGGTCGGGTTGAAGACACCTTCAGTGGCGCTGACGGATATGTAAGAGCAGCAATCATTAAAACAGCAAATGGGCCAGTAAAACGAGCTATAACTAAGATTGCAGCACTTCCGGTTGAAACAGATTTGGTTGAAAGCCTACACCTTCCAACGGGGGGAGTATGTATGCAGCAGGAATCTGCATAA